Below is a window of Zygotorulaspora mrakii chromosome 3, complete sequence DNA.
CAGGAGGTATTATTAAACTCGATTTCCTCCTCCTGAATGCTTCACTACTCACGCTGTCCCTTGGTTGAGGCAAACCTTCTTCTATCACATTATCCAGTGGTATAGCTGCATCAGTGTGCTCTCCATTACCTCCCCAAGGGTTAACAAAATTGAACTTCACCTGAGGTTTGTATTGCTGATCTTGAAGCTGAAACTGAacttgttgttgctgctgcttttGCTGAGATTGTTGCATCCGCTCGTTTTGTTGGACCGGCTGCCCCCGCTGAGCTAGTTCCCGTTGTTGCTCCTCAACTTGCACCTGCAGGTCCTGCCTCGGCAGGGATACTCCTTCTTCCCCCATAAACAGTGGATTCCACAGATCTGGTTTGTTCTGACTATCACTCTCACCATTGTAATCTTTATTGTCCGATCGCTGCATCGCAATATTCTTATTAGCGGTGTCAGCTGCTTAGCCCTTGACGGTATCACGGTGGTATCTTGTTTAAACAAAGACAATGATATACTGACAGCCTTAAATATCAAAACGCACGTTCAGGTCCCAAAAGTGCAATTCACTGGCTTTTCACTTCTCCATTTATTCTGCATTTACCATACTTCAAGACATGGCTGACGACGTTTGGGATATATCCTTGCTTGACAGATCACATTGAACGGTAGAGGATTGCACTCGAAATTTTGGGTTATAATTTGTATAAAACTCCGATAACAATATATTTTCAACCTTGATTCTTTCATCACTGCCTGATCATCAACGAGCCTCTACATTCAGTGACTTTGGTGGAGCTATAAATGGTCATTAAGTGCCTTTAATATATGGATAGATCTTAAAAAGGGCGGGTAATGGGTAATTTTGTGGATATTTAGGAATTAACGTTGACTGtgactgaaaaataataataatagttTGATAAAACAATTACAGTTGCGGGATAGAGAGTATTCAATTGTGCTATCTTTTTGACATTGTTGTTTGAAAGTTATAATTGCTTGCACTTTTTCGCTATAATGAATGTTTCAACCTCAACTTTTCAGACAAGCAGAAGGAGGCTgaagaaagttgaagaagaggaaaatgcGGGAACCTTACAACTTGGACAAGAGTTTCAATTGAGACAGGTAAACCATCAAGgtgaagaggaagagctAATTGCTCTCAACTTAAGTGAGGCACGATTAGTGATCAAAGAGGCACTTATTGAGCGCCGAAGggctttcaaaaaatctttgaatcaacagaagaagaaaaagaacaaaaggAAAACCAGCAGTTCGGGATCCCATGGCCTATCCGATGGTACGGGCGAACTTGGCGACGAATCTGAAGGAGATGACGAAGACGATGTAGATGATGACGAGGGCGACTTCATGAATACAGAGACTCgtgaaaaagaattggaatcGTTGGATGCATTACTTGAACAAACTACAGGAGGTGCTAATAAAGATTTAAAGAATACAATGGAATACTTGACCAATTTTTCTCGGTTTAGAGATCAGGAAACTGTCAGTGCAGTAATACAGTTACTGAAAAGTGTAGGTCTTCATCCCTTTGAGGTAGCACAATTAGGATCACTAGCGTGTGATACAGCAGATGAAGCAAAAACTCTAATTCCAAGCttaaataataaaatttcggacgaagaattggaaagaATTCTCAAAGAATTATCAAACCTGGAAACACTGTACTAATcagattttcaagaaaaatttgccGCTTCCATTTTTCCACCACCTCATCAAACAACTATTAGGTGAAATATCTATGTTACTCTCGTCATCGGAGTTACATTGACATCTTTGTTGTAATTTTAAATAATACGCACTAGGGCATGTAGTAAATGGAACATGGGTGTAGCCCAGCTCATCAAAATGTATTATCTCATCACGATTCAACAGTAACGACACTCCTATACTGTGTACGGGCGCATCTCCCCATCTTTCATAGTAAAATCCACCTTTTGAATCTAAGTATTCAAAAAAGCGTCTGTATCTTTCACctctgaaaaaattcaagtcTCCAACTTCAAAGTTCGACCAAAAGTGACACAAATTATAATCTGAATTGGAATTGACAATAGGTCCATATTTTCCAATCATAGAGCAATCTGTCACGAATTTGTAGGAATTATTCTCCATGTCAATGTCATccttattttcttccatgTATTCTTCAATAGCATCCCATAACGTTGGAATCGTATCTTCGTATTCATGTAGACTAATCACGAAcccatattttttgttcttttctctCATCACCTTGAAGGGATCGTACGGGAAGTCgcaaaaatattcaacaTCGGGTTCCACTCGAAAGTAGTAGTCGTAACTATCTAAAATTTTCTGTCTAAAGAAGTATCCAGAATTGAATCGGCACATATTTCTGTATGATTTTGAGCCACCATAGAGAACACCTTTATCTTCTAGTAGCTGTAAGCCTCTCTCGAATCGTTTTTCATCTATCCATGTCGGACGGTCCCAATCTTCGGGAGGAATTAGAGCATACTGAGTTTTGCCACTTGCCATTGCAGTTGTAGCTTCGATGAACTCGTTGTCAAACGGAACATCATTCAGAAACGTCCAATCGTAATGATAATCTTGATTAAATCTGTCTTCTAGGGATCTCATTGATCGTAGAGCGCCAGCGATTTCCCAATTTCTTACAAGCATCAATAGTGTGGCATTTTCCTTCTGCGTGTGAATTTCACTTTCATGATCAAGGGCATTATCGTCATATGTGTTGGTAGAGAGTTTCAATGGTTTTATTAAATTTCTTCCTCGATCAAAATCATACTTTGTGGTAGCGCCCCTTGACCTTTTCATATAGTACCCGTCCAAGCTATGCCTTTTGTAGCAGCTTCTCCCTGCTTGCAAAAGTGATTGCAGTTTGAGAATAGAAACTACCCCCAATAAAGCACCCAAAATAAGGTAAGCTCTTCTCATGAAGTTACTGCATGAATCATGTA
It encodes the following:
- the RPB4 gene encoding DNA-directed RNA polymerase II subunit RPB4 (similar to Saccharomyces cerevisiae RPB4 (YJL140W); ancestral locus Anc_1.208), yielding MNVSTSTFQTSRRRLKKVEEEENAGTLQLGQEFQLRQVNHQGEEEELIALNLSEARLVIKEALIERRRAFKKSLNQQKKKKNKRKTSSSGSHGLSDGTGELGDESEGDDEDDVDDDEGDFMNTETREKELESLDALLEQTTGGANKDLKNTMEYLTNFSRFRDQETVSAVIQLLKSVGLHPFEVAQLGSLACDTADEAKTLIPSLNNKISDEELERILKELSNLETLY
- the YUR1 gene encoding mannosyltransferase YUR1 (similar to Saccharomyces cerevisiae YUR1 (YJL139C) and KTR2 (YKR061W); ancestral locus Anc_1.209), with product MRRAYLILGALLGVVSILKLQSLLQAGRSCYKRHSLDGYYMKRSRGATTKYDFDRGRNLIKPLKLSTNTYDDNALDHESEIHTQKENATLLMLVRNWEIAGALRSMRSLEDRFNQDYHYDWTFLNDVPFDNEFIEATTAMASGKTQYALIPPEDWDRPTWIDEKRFERGLQLLEDKGVLYGGSKSYRNMCRFNSGYFFRQKILDSYDYYFRVEPDVEYFCDFPYDPFKVMREKNKKYGFVISLHEYEDTIPTLWDAIEEYMEENKDDIDMENNSYKFVTDCSMIGKYGPIVNSNSDYNLCHFWSNFEVGDLNFFRGERYRRFFEYLDSKGGFYYERWGDAPVHSIGVSLLLNRDEIIHFDELGYTHVPFTTCPSAYYLKLQQRCQCNSDDESNIDISPNSCLMRWWKNGSGKFFLKI